AACAGCTTAAGGTGAGATTCGTTCCGAAAATAGGTTTTCCCAGATATTTTTGAGCGTAATTCAGCTTCGGCTCCgtttcgtctgattataatATACTGTTCTGGGCTGAAGTTACTTGTAAGTTTATTCTCCTTAGTCATTCTCTTGGCGATAACAATATCTCCCTCTTTCAACGTGCATTCTTCGGCCTTTCTTCGCTCGTTACATGATTCTGCTCCTTGCACTTTTTTCGTCCAATCTCTATCTTTGGTCTCCTCATTTTTATCATTCCACGCTTGATTCACAGTCGGCAGCTTGTCTTTAAGAATTCGACCAAACATTAAAACTGACGGAGCTACCCCTGTTGTGGAATGCGGTGTTGAATTATACATCAGAAGGAAGCTTCTCAAATCCCATTTCCAATCGGTTTGATTTGATTCCTGACTTATCCGCAAGCGTTTGAGAATGGAGCTGTTCATCCGCTCGACTTCCCCATTTGCCTGGGGCCAGTAGGGGGTTGTTTTTTGATGTCTGATGCCGTATTCTTTACAGAATGCATTGAAGGACTCACTAACAAACTGGGGGCCATGATCTGTTCTTAGAGTTTCTGGAATCCCAAACCGACTAAAGGTCTCGTATAGGGCTTTAATGGTGAGGCCAGCTGTAGTCTGGGTCATTATAATTACTTCAGTAAACCTGCTAAAGTAATCAATGAGAACCAAAAGATGGTGTCCACTGGGGAGCGGACCAAGAAAGTCTGTCGCTATATTTGCCCATGCACGGTCAGGCATTTTCGTTCTTAACATCGGTTCTGGAGGAGACAAGGACGACACAAGTGTACACGATTGACAACTTCGTACATACTTCTCCACTTGAATATCCATTTTGGGCCACCAAACTTTCTGCCTCAACCGTCTTTTCATCAAACACATTCCCGGATGCCCTTCATGTGCACAATCCATTACTTGCTGCTGTAATTTTTCGGGAATTATTAATCTATCTCCCCTCAGCACAACGTTTCCTGATGAATATAATTCCGATTTGAATTGCTTAAACGGTTTGACTAGATCGGTCCAAACGCCTGATTCCAGAGCTTTCAGCAGCTCCTGTAGTACAGTATCTTCAACCGTTGCTTCAGCAACATCAGTCAAACTCACAGCATTTGCCGCGGCGAATTCAGCAAGTTGGTGTATGTAGATTTCTGATGGCTCGTCAAAATGCACAGCTTGTGATATCGAAAGGCGGGACAAAGCATCTGCAATATTACTGATACCTGGTTCATGGATTATTTCATAATCATACGATTGTAACCGTAGCACCCATCTTTCGATTCTAGGACAGGGGCGAGAGCGAGGgttaaacaaaaattttaatgcTTTGCAGTCGGTGATGAGCTGAAACCGTTGACCCAGTAAGTACAAACTAAACTTCTCTACCGCCCAAACTAACGCCAAAGCTTCTCGCTCCGTCTGAGAATATTTCCTTTCTAACTCCGTCAAAGACTTGCTGGCAAATGCTACAACTCTCGAAATTCCTGCACCTTCCTGCAAAAGTACAGCTCCTAGTCCCTCCGGACTAGCATCGGCTATAAGCTTAGTCTTATCTCGTTTGTTGAAAAACCCAAGATGTTTAATATTAATTACTGCCTTTTTCACTGCTTCAAAAGCGGTTGTCTGTTCCTCTTTCCATTGGAACGATGTATCCGAGCGCAACAACTGTCTGAGTGGTTCGGTTTTAGCTGCAAGGTTTGGAATAAATCGTCCTACATAGGTGATAAGTCCCAAGTAGCTTCTCAGCTCCGAGATGTTTTTAGGTTCTCTAAAACTGCAAATAGCTGCCAAACGATCCTCGGTGGGTCTAATTCCACTTGAACTTAGAATATGACCCAAAAATTCAAGCTTTTCAACCCCATATACAcactttttttcattcaatagtACCCCATATTCCACCAGACGCTGTTGCAGGGCTAGAAGTCGAACATCATGCTCTATTTTCGTTTCTCCATACACCACAATATCGTCCAGGTAAACAATAACCCCGTCTAATCCAGCTAACATGGATTCCATTGTTTTCTGGAAGATTTCCGGGGCACAACTTATGCCAAACATAAGTCTTTTAAACCTAGAGTTCAATTTAATCAGTTAGTGATCAATAAATAAGATGAAATAATAAATCGACTTTGTCAACCAAATCATTCTTTATTTTTGCAAACTAAGAAAAATATGAAGTTTTGGAGATTAATTTTGCTCTCAGTTTGACAAagtagaaataaaaaatttctcTAAAATGTGAATCTACCTGTAAAGTCCAGTTTTTGTAATGAAGGTCGTGATCGGGCGCGATTTCTCAGAGATTTCCAACTGGTGATATGCGTCTTTAATATCAATTTTCGAAAACATCTTTGCCCCGCTGACAGAACCAAGTAGCTCATCTACCATTGGAAGTGGATGTTTTTCACGCAGCACAGCTGCATTGGCACGCCGCATGTCGATACACAATCGAACATCTCCAGAATCTTTCATAACAGGAACTAGTGGAGAGACCCATTGCGATGGGCCGTGAACCTGCTCGATGATCCCTTGTTTCAACAAGGTATCCAACTTTTCTACTACTTTATCCTCAAGCGCGTAAGGAACTCGACGATATCCTTGTTGAACTGGTTGCACGGTTTTGTCTATGGGAATTCCAACTGTCAGTCCCTTGAATTTGGGAAATTCCGTTTCGGAACACTCTGCAATCGATGCAACATGAAACCCAACTTTCAAAACACCTAATTCCTTTGCCGTTTTGTCCCCCAACAAGCATTGTTGTCCGTTCTTAGCTACGTAGAATTTAGCTTCCACTTTCCTATTCCCGGCTTCCACCGTAGCGTAGAAACTACCAATCATTTCCATAGGCTGACATGATGCATATCCAGTGAATACCTTGTCTACTACCTTAGACATATTCCAAACCTGAACGGCGAAGTTTTTCATCTGAGTCCAGGCGTTTTCACTGATAATATTGGCGGCAGCCCCAGAATCGACAATCATCGGGACGTCTACACCACCGATTTTGAACAGGAAAATATTTTCTCCCATAGCATAGAAAACGTATCCTTCATCTTGGTCTCTATCTCCATCTTGCTTTACCATTCGGATTCTCTTCGGGGGACCAGTACCTCGCTCTTCATTATTAACTCGTTTTAGACATTGTCTAGCAAAATGTCCAACGCCACCACATTTCAAACAAGTCGCTCGCTTGGCTGGGCATATCTCAGAGCCTTTTACATGTCCTCGCTTACCACATGAGAAACAGACTGCTTCTGAACCGCgccctggctctcttctcagtTTTCCATAATGAGTAGTTCCGCTAATAGTTCCGAAAGACTTAGTAGATTGCTGACGAACGAAACGATCTTCGGACCCAGAGGAGTATCTCTCTATTGGCTTAGGTTGCCATCTCGGTTGCCACTTAATCACTTTGTTTACAGTTGATTCAGGTTTGGTTCCTTCAAAATCTTTCAACCGGTGAATACTCTCTTCTAGCAACGTTCCCACAGATTCGATTTCCTCCAACGACATATCCCGTTTTAACATTTTCTGCTTCAACTTTTCGGACAAGCATTTCTCAACGATTTGATCTAGGATCATTTCGTCCGGCTTTTCGTACTCACATCGTTTTACTTGGGTCCTTAGACGCAAAACGAAATCACCGAAACGTTCTGAGGATTTCTGTGCAATTTGGCGGAACAAATGACGTTCATAGGTTCGTCTGCGAAATGGTTCGAAATGACTATCCAGTTTTGCGATAGCCTTATCATAATACGGAGGGTTCTTGAGAACGTGTGGTACATTTCCAGCATCTGGTAGATTATCAAAAATATCACGAAGATCAGAGCCACCTAGATAAAGCAACTTCGAACGTCTGTCGTATTGTGAAACTATTCCTTCAGCTTCAAAATACGCTTCAAGATCTCTTTTCCATTTTGCCCATGCTACTGGCAACTGGGAAGATTCCATCGAAGTGAG
The Toxorhynchites rutilus septentrionalis strain SRP chromosome 2, ASM2978413v1, whole genome shotgun sequence genome window above contains:
- the LOC129766760 gene encoding uncharacterized protein LOC129766760, with translation MESSQLPVAWAKWKRDLEAYFEAEGIVSQYDRRSKLLYLGGSDLRDIFDNLPDAGNVPHVLKNPPYYDKAIAKLDSHFEPFRRRTYERHLFRQIAQKSSERFGDFVLRLRTQVKRCEYEKPDEMILDQIVEKCLSEKLKQKMLKRDMSLEEIESVGTLLEESIHRLKDFEGTKPESTVNKVIKWQPRWQPKPIERYSSGSEDRFVRQQSTKSFGTISGTTHYGKLRREPGRGSEAVCFSCGKRGHVKGSEICPAKRATCLKCGGVGHFARQCLKRVNNEERGTGPPKRIRMVKQDGDRDQDEGYVFYAMGENIFLFKIGGVDVPMIVDSGAAANIISENAWTQMKNFAVQVWNMSKVVDKVFTGYASCQPMEMIGSFYATVEAGNRKVEAKFYVAKNGQQCLLGDKTAKELGVLKVGFHVASIAECSETEFPKFKGLTVGIPIDKTVQPVQQGYRRVPYALEDKVVEKLDTLLKQGIIEQVHGPSQWVSPLVPVMKDSGDVRLCIDMRRANAAVLREKHPLPMVDELLGSVSGAKMFSKIDIKDAYHQLEISEKSRPITTFITKTGLYR